From the genome of Bacillus mesophilus:
CCTATTAGCACTAGCCATGAACCACTAACATTCACCCCGAAAATTAAGTTTGCCACTAATAAAACAAGTAAAGCTTGAAAGCCATTTAAGAAGAGTCTAGCCGTAATTTGAGCTGCTATAAATGTAGATGCCTTCAATCTAGTGCCTTGCATTCTTCTTAAAATACCACGCTCACGCCAAGCAGAAATCTGGCCCGCAACACCATTCATATTATTACTCATAATCATCATGGCGACAATTCCTGGTACTAAAAAGTCAATGTACCCAATATCAAGAGCACGAATGCCTTTTGACTCAATTTCAACGATAGGCATATAATTTGTAGCTTCCTTGCTCCATTCATCGATCGTAGCATTCACAACGGTGAGTCCTAGCTGTGAAGCGGACATATTTGTCTCATTATAGTATACAGGTAAAGAATAAGTTGGATCATTTTCTGCTCTGTTCAAAACAGATTCTCCATAGCCTATTGGGAACTCCATCACAATTTGCACATCGCCTTTTTCTAGAGAGTCAAGAGCTGAAGTTAAATCATCAGATTCATTCACGTCCATTGCTTCATTTTCTTTCAAAAGAGTAATGAGTTCTTCCGAAGCAGTTGTATCATCATGGTCAACAATCGTAAGTGAGATTGAGATACCGCCACCCTTACCAACAAAAGATCCTAATGCAATCATTAGAATAAGTGGAAAAAGCAGGGTAAAAAAGAGCACTTGTCGATTACGTGAAAAGATTCGGAGCTGCGCTAGTGTTAATTGCCAGTATGCTTTCATTCTCGTAAGCTCCTTCCTGTCATGTGAATAAAGACATCCTCTAATGTTGCTGTTCTTGTTTGCAAATCTTGTAGATTGATGTTTTGGTTTGATGCTTGTTGAATCAAGTCAGTTAACGTTAACTGAATAGAATCTGTGTATAATACATATCGTTCGTTTCGATTGCTCACTTGCTTTACACCCTGTAATGAATGTAAGAAAGAAGCATCTTCATTATGTAAAAGTGAAAACTCAACCGCACTATCTGATTGAAGGTTTCTCACTAACGTCGTAGGTGTATCTAATGCAATAAGCTGACCTTGATCCATAATGGCAATCCGATCACAAAGCACATGTGCTTCATCCATATAATGTGTGGAAAGAACTACTGTTTTCCCTCTAGATTTCAGTTTTTCAATGATGTCCCATAATGTCCTCCGTGCTTGAGGATCTAAACCTGTTGTTGGTTCGTCAAGAAACACAATTTTAGGGTCATGAATAATTGCCAGCGCAATGGCTAATCTCTGTTTCTGACCACCAGAAAGGTATTTAATTCTGTCTTTCTTCTTTTCAGTTAACAACACTTCTTCTATTAATTCTGATATTGATACATGACTTGGATAAAAGCTAGCATACATCTCCATAATTTCCTGAACTGTCAATAACTCAAACAGTGAAGTGGACTGGAGCTGAACACCTATTACTTCCTTTACTTTTCCAATTTGCTTACGAATATCAAAGCCAGCTAGTCTTGCTGTTCCTCCATCAGGTTTCCGAAGTCCAACAAGCATTTCAATCGTTGTAGTTTTCCCTGCACCGTTAGGCCCCAGTAGCCCAAACACCTCTCCTGCTTTAACTGTGAATTTCACATTATTAACAGCGGTGTGTTTTTCATATCTTTTTACTAATCCATCAACTTCAATCATATCTATCGTCATCCTTGCTCACACCTTTCAATGCTAAAGAAAAACCTCTACACATTGAGTAGAGGTCATTATCTGTATTATACGCGATGGTAATCTCCACGCCAATTTTCTACCAGTTGTTTAATTTGATTAGGTGTTAAATTATCATTTACTGCTTTTTCGACCATACTAGGAAATTCTTCATCACTTGCAAAACGTAAGGCGATTAACTGTTTCATAGTAATTCGAGAATCAAGTCGTTTCCCCGTTAAAACATAGTAACGAAAGTTTTCTTCAGAACGAATAATGCGATCCTGAAGTTTTAACGCATAAAGTCTTAATTTTGCAATGATAAGGAAAAACAAAACAGCTCCAACGAACAACAGTAGACTAGATATTGAAAATCCATTTACGATTTGAATGATTCCAAGAATGACAGTGAGTAAAGCCAGTGGAGCCAATACGTAATGGAAAAGCGGATCAATCATAGCATGTTTTTTGTAATTCTGTTCCAATCTTTACACCTACCTATTTGGACTTAGATTATGTATCTCAGTCTCTATTATAAAGGTGATTTCTTGAAAGGTATACTTTTAAGTTTGGTTATCCCTACATCAGCTTGTATTACATTACCTTGTTTGAAGCTTTCGTATATAGGGTAGATATCTATAAAGAATTACTATACATTACGAGCTTTTATCTTAGAATACTTTATAATATAAATGAAACTAGACTAGTTTAAACAAATGGTTATTGTGACCTTTAGTTTTAAAAAGGTAAAGGTTTGAGAGGAGTAAATACAATGAATCAATATGAATTAATTATTATAGGTTCGGGTACGGTTTCCAATGATGGACTTCAAGAGGCACTTTCTGCTGGACTTACGAAAATCCTTGTGGTAGAGGAAGATCGTATAGGTGGAACTTGTTTAAATTATGGTTGAATGCCAAAAAAGGCCTTGGTAAGGTCTATGGAAGTATGGAATAACATTCAACAAGCAGAGGAATTTGGGGCTAATGTTTCAGATGCTACTCTAAATTGGACTAGAGTGATAGAGCGAAAGAATACGATTATAAACAAATTCACCAGTGGGAAAGAACCTAAACTAAAAAAACTAGGTGTTGAATTTGTAAGAGGGCATGCTAAGTTTGCATCCCCTACCTCGATTAAAGTTGGGGACTCAGAATACTATGGAGAGCGCTTCCTCATTGGAACAGGCTCCAAACCCTCCACTCCTGCTATTAAAGGAATTGAGCACGCTGTTACAAGTAAGGAAATTTTAAATCTAACTTCCTTACCAAGCTCTATTGCCATTCTTGGTGGTGGAGTTATTAGTCTCGAATTTGCTTATATTTTGGCGAGTGCAGGAGTAAACGTGACGATTGTACTAAGAGGGAATACCTTATTAAAAACCATGGACAACGAGACATCTGAACTTGTCCTTAATATGACAAAAGAACGTGGAATTGAAGTGAAAACAAATGTTCATACTGAGTCTGTTCTTAAACATGGAGATGGCCACTATACACTAATTGGTCAAGTCGATGGAAAAACATTGGAGCTTGAAACAGAAATCGTGATGAATGCAACAGGACGTACTCCACAAGTAGATGGATTAGGTTTAGAAAATGCAGGAGTACGTTATTCTGATAAGGGAATCCATGTAAATGAATATTTTGAAACCACAGCCTCTGGTATTTATGCAGCTGGAGATGTTATCGGTGGCTTAATGCTCACTCCTATCGCGACTTATGAGGCTAAACTAGCGATTCGTAATGCGATTAGAGGGAATAAGGAAAAAGCGGATTATACGCTTGTACCTCATGCAATTTTTACGATGCCTCCTATTGCAAATATTGGGTTGTCTGAAGAAGCGGCTAAGGAAAAAGGAATTGAATACAAAGTATATAAATCTTATTTAAAACATAGTGCAGTTGCAATCATATTAGGCGAAGAAGCGGGATATATAAAAATACTCACAGATAAGGAAACGGGTCAGATCATTGGCTTTCATATGGTCGGAATACATGCAGATGAAATCGTCCACTCTATGGCAATTGCAATGAAGGCCAAGTTTACAATCCATGACCTAGCTGAAATTATCAACGTTCATCCTACTATTTCTGAAACGTTAATGCTAATGGCAGGTAAATAAAAGAATAGTTAAAAACTACTTAGATAGCTCCTAAGTAGTTTTTTAGTCTTAAACCTTTCGGAATAAGCTTGTTACAAAAAAAAGGCACTAAAATTCAGTACCTTGTTTACATGTTTATAATCTATTTAGTAAAATCAATTCTCAAGTGCAAAGGTAACTCCTGTCAGTTCTTCTGATCGATGCCAGAGCCTATCCATTACTTCTCGATTAGCTGCTGATTGATGAGGCTTCTCAATGGCTGGAAAGCCCTTTCGATTTCCAGCCCCATTGGGACCAATGTATTCTCCACCCTGTAAATCTGGATGGGTAGCAGAATATAAGATAGGTAATGCACCTTTTTCAGCCGACTGAGAAATTAAAGGTAATAACAGCTTTACAAACCAAGGGGATGTCTCTCTTCCTAATCTAAATAAATTGGTTGAAGAAATTCCAGGATGACACCCGATACTCTTTATGTTGGAACTCGCTTCTTTTAATTTCTCATCCAATGCTATTGCAAAGTAAAGATTAGCTAGTTTACTCTGTCCATAAAACTTCCCTGCTTTGTATCCTTTTTCTCCATCCAAGTTATCAAAATAAATTTCAGCACCTCGATGGGCAATAGAGCTAAGTGTAATAATCCTAGCATCCTCAGTCTTCTTAAGAACGGGAAGCAGAAGTCCCGTTAGCGCGAAATGCCCCAAGTGGTTTGTTCCAAATTGAAGTTCAAATCCATCCTTAGTCTTTGAAAATGGAGGAACCATCACTCCAGCATTGTTGATCAACATATGCAATTGATTATATGTAGCTTGAAAGCTTTCAGCAAATCTTTTTATACTTTGTAAATCCCCTAAATCTAGGGACATAACTACCAAACGAGAAGAGAACTCTGTCTTCGTTTGAGATATAATAAATTGTTTAGCTTCTTCGCCCTTACTCAGATTACGAACAGCTAAAATCACATTTGCTCCTCTTTCTACAAGGGCCTTAGCTGTCTCAAGCCCAAGACCACTATTCGCTCCTGTGATGATCGCAATCTTACCTTCTTGGCTACTCATTTCTTTAAGGGTCCAAACCACTTTTCTCCACACTCCTTTTTCACTTCACAGTTAAGCAATGGTTATTTTCCTAATCAAACGTTACGGAGTTTGACTTAGGATCTATTTGATAGATTACATCTTTTCTCTCAACGATGATTCGAATCTTATTCCTTAAATCTTCTTGATCCGTAATAGCACTTAGTAACTCTTTTGCAGGATTAATCGCTACTGGATTTCCTACATATTTAAACATGGTGATATCACCATTTGTATCACCATAAGCGTAGCTTTGGTCCAGGTCGATGTCATGCTTCTCGACCATTTCTTGTATGGTCTTCTCTTTATTCACAGAATCCCACATCGGTTGGACCTTACCGTTGAAAAATCCTTTTTCGTCTATATGATAGGTTGACCCACGATAATCCGTTGCATGATATTTTTCAGCCATTTTAGATACTAGAAAATCTGGACTCCCGGAAATAAATATTACCTTGTCACCATTTTCCAAATGCCATTTTATTTGCTTTCTGGTGTATTTATACACTCGATCTGCTTTTAAACGGATTACTTGTTTTGCAATAAACTCGATATCTTCTTTTGAAACATTTGTTAGATGTTCAACATAAATTTTACTTACATCTAGAAGGTACACATCATAATTACCTTGGCGCTTGTCCCAATCTTGAAAAGTGTGCTTCACTTGTTCGTGCCAAACAGATGGCGATATAATTTCATACTTAATCATTCTTTTAAAATGTTCAATTAATAATGAATCACGATAAAACGTTCCATCAATGTCAAAGAACGCTGCTCTATTTTTGGTCATTCCGTTTTCTCCTTATTAGCGATTGATATCTGTCTTACCTACTATTTTATAAAACTTTTAGGTGTTAGTCGAATACGAGCTACTCGTTAGCAATCCACCTGCATTTCATTTAAAATGATGAACAAAGAATATGTAAGGAGATGCAGGTTTGGTACAAGAAATAATTCTTAATAATATACCAATTAAAGTAGAGAGTTATAAAGAAGACAATATTGATGGTTTAATTAAGATTTCAGTAGATTTCAAAGTTACAAGTGACGAGTATCATGACATTACTACGTTACTTTATAATGGAACATTCGAAGTAAAAGTACTTCCTAAGGGTTTTACCTTTCAAGGAACTATTACTCAATACTCAACTTCGTTTACTAATTTATACGAGAAAAATCAAGTTGGAGTCTTCAGCTTGAGCCTTCTTGAAGTAAAGCATTAAGAAAGAAGGAGAAAACACATGAGACTAAGCATTTTAGATCAATCTCCGATATCCTCCAACCAAACAGCCCGTGAGGCATTAACTAATTCTATGAAGTTAGCACAAGCTGGTGAGGCACTTGGATATACTCGATATTGGATTGCAGAACATCATGATCTACCAGGACTCGCCTGCCCTGCACCTGAAGTGATGTTAGGTTATATTGGTGCACACACTAATACGATTCGAATAGGATCTGGAGCTACATTACTTCCCCATTACAAACCATATAAAGTAGCTGAGACCTACAACATGCTAGCAACGTTGTTTCCAGATCGAATTGACTTAGGAATCGGACGAGCTCCAGGGGGATCAGCTGAAGCAACGAATGCATTAAATGATAATTTCCTACAAAAGGTTTATGATATGCCAAACTCAGTAAAAGAATTGCTACATTTTATACACAATGATCTCCCAAGTGATCATCAACATGCAAAAGTGACTGCATCACCATTACCCAAAAAACCTCCTGTGCTGTGGCTTCTTGGAACAAGTAAAAAAAGCGCGATACTAGCGGCTGAAAATGGCTTGTCCTATACGTTTGGTAAGTTTATGAGTGATCAAGATGGGATAGAGATAATTAAGCAATATCGAGACTCTTTTAAACTGAGAAAAAAGGATCAGAAGCCTGACGTAATCTTAACTGTATCGGCCTTTTGTGCGGAAACTACTGAACAAGCAGAAGAAATAGCTACAAGTGCACTTGTATGGTCGCTACAACTACAAAAAGATGAAGGACACCGTGGGATTCCTTCTATTAAAGAAGCAATGTCTTACGAACTAGATGAGAAAGAAAAGGAATCTATAAAGCAGATAAAAAGCAAGATGATCATCGGCTGCCCTCGAGAAGTAAAGCAAGGACTTGAGCATTTACAAAAGACATATCAAGCAGATGAAATCATGATGATCACGAATACACATAGATTAGAAGATAAAATCCGATCTTATGAATTAATTGCCCAAGAGCTTGAACTTTAGCAAAAGTGCCTTCCATAACGGAAAGGCACTCTTTTTATGTGATCGTTACAGATTTCCTTGGTACTAAAAAAAGCAGTCCTTATCATATTTTTTATAAGAGAAAGGAGTGAGAATAGTGAAAAACGTTAAGGTAAGATTACGCCCCATTGTTAGTAAACTAAATTTGCCAACGGTTATTAAAACAACGATTCTCCCTGGTGAAACTGTTGAAAGATTATTTATTGCAACACAGGTAGGAGAAATTTTTTATATAAGTGACAAAGGCTTAAGTGCTTTTTTAGATATTCGTCCCCAAATCATAAAATTAGGTGAAAAGCGTGGTGGTTATGATGAACGAGGATTGCTTGGGCTCGCATTTCATCCTCAATTCCAGTATAACGGTTTATTCTATCTTCACTATTCAGTAGCTGGAACACAAGGTCCTGGTGCTCTTTCTGACTCTTTTGAGCCTAACCCGTGTGATCCAAGTACCATAAATCTAAGCTGGGAAAATAGGGAAACTCAGTATGACCATATTGATACTGTGGAAGAATGGATTCTACAACCCAATCGTCAGCCTCAAAAACGACGAACACTATTAAATCTGAGAAGGCCATTCTTTAATCATAATGGGTTTAATAGCTTAAATTTTTCACCTGAGACAGGAAGACTTGTATTAACAACTGGAGATGGTGGATCAGGGTTTGATCCATTTAATTTGAGTCAGGATAACATGGAAATAGCCGGTAAGATCATTGAAATTGACGTTAGTAAGAATATAACGATGTACAATCCACCTATTATATCTCGCTTTAATGAGCTACCAACATATATTCAAGAAACACTCACCGTTATTGCTAAAGGGGTTCGAAATATACCAGGTATTGCATTTCAAAGATATTATAATGAATATATTAAATATGTCGGTAATGTTGGACAAGAATTGGTCGAGTCCATTTTCTCGTTTGTTCACTATAAACCTATTCCAGTTACTCAGCTTGTTCAAGCTTCCTCTATGAACACTGAAGCTAATCTAGACGGACTTATTAACTTCGGATGGCGTGGCTGGGAGGGGGATTTTCCTACTTCAATGATTAGGGACTGTTCAGGAAATGCAGATTTAGATGAGAAAACGATAACTTATTACAAGGAAGCAGTAAAACTATCGAAGAAACACCTACCTCCCTTAACTACTTACTACCATCAAGACCCTAGACTAGATAAATTTGAAGGAACTGCACTTACAGGCGTTCAGCCTTATATGGGAATTGAGATTCCAGATATAACGGGAGCAGTTGTGTTTACTGATATCTCCCAAATCGGAGAAGATCCTGCTAGAGGGGCTTTAGCTTATACCAAGGTAAGATCAGATGGGATATCAAATGATTATGGAGTAATTGAAACTAATCATGAATCTGGCTCTCAATCAGCATATTATGTAAGCTTAGGAACGAATCTGAACCAAACTAGACTTTTCTTAGGTGTATATGGATCTATGAAAGTAACTGATTTAAATAAAGGAACTGTATATGAAGTTGTGTCATAATTTATATCCATACAAAAATGGCACTCACATCTGAGTGCCATTTTTATCTGATTAATTAGCAAATTATAAAGTCATATCTACTTCACGTAGTTACGAAGTTTACCTATTTTCTCGACTTCAACTACTACTGTGTCTCCTGATTTCATTGGACAACTCCCTGAAGGTGAACCAGTCGCTAATATATCTCCCGGCTCAAGCGTCATAACCTTTGAAATCCAACTGATCAGGAAAGGAATTGAAAATGACATCTCATTTGTATTCCCATCTTGGACAACTTCTCCGTTTAAAGTAGTCACAATTCTTAGGTTTGTCGGATCTATGCCTGTAACAATATGGGGACCTAATGGACCAAACGTGTCGAAGCCCTTTCCTCTTGTAAATTGGGGATCTGATTTAGTAAGGTCTCTTGCTGTCACATCATTAAAAATGGTACAGCCAAAGACATAATCTAATGCATCTTCTTCTTTTATATTTTTCCCGCGTTTTCCGATTACGAGTGCTACTTCTCCCTCTAATTCAACCTGGTTTGTTAAATCAGTAGATGGAAGAATGATTTCTCCCTCATCCGGAATGACAGAAGAATATGGCTTTAAAAACAAAAATGGTTCACGAAGATTTGCTTCTCCGCCAGTCTCTTCTGCGTGTGCGGCATAAGTCCAACCAAAATTAACAATTTTTGAAGGAACTACTGGTTCTAAAACCTTTACTTCACTATATTTAAGTCTTACGCCATCGTATTTTAGTTCATTATTAACTATTTCATTAAAATCACTAGACAATTGGATAATCTCATCATTTTCTAGCATTCCATAATGTACTTTATTGTTGTTCTGATACCGTACGATTGTTTTCACTTGTTGTATTGTTTTCATTTTAAAGACGAACTCCCTTACAAACTTGATGATTGTACTTGTTTGCTATTTTTATTTTATTCATTGTTAACGTATCTTGATTGTACGCCTTTTTTATAAGGTTATATTAACCTTGTTGTTGATTTTCGTTTCAGGACACTCGCGTCCTTCCACTACAATCTGCAGTGCAAAATATCAACACTGGTATTAACCCAGCCTTTTATAAAAAAGTTAGCTTTGATAATTTCAGTATTCCCATTATATTTAACTTTGCAAGAATTGAACAGGTTATAAAATTTATTCATGCCTTTTGTAATTCTTCCGTATCATGATACTTGTAAAATTGAGATCGTTCAATATTAAACATTTAAAATTTATTTTGTCCATAAAGATTATACCCACTTAATGTTAAATCGCAAGCTCATTCTTATAGGAACATATTAATCTAAGAAAATTTAGTTTTACGTTTATTTAAAAGGGAAAATGTCGAGTAGTAATACGAATGGGTGAAAAATCATGATAAAAAAACTAAAGAATAGAACCACACTCGATGAGAAGACTATTCAAATTCAATTAAGGAAAAAGAAAATAATAATAAACAATCGTTATCGATTGATTTATTACTTAAACAACATTGTTCAAGGCTTTTTATATATGATAGGAAGTATTTTATTTTTATTAGAAGTGAACAGAGTAATTTCTATTTCTTGTTTTCTGGTAGGTAGTATCCTAATGGTTACCCGTTCACTTATTCATATTGTTAGAGATATTCATTTAATGAAATTTGATAAAAAAGAAACTTAAGCAGAACTTTGTTGCATAAACACTGAATGAACAACTTATATGATGATAAAAGGTATCAAGAGTACTCTCTCGATACCTTTTTCATTATATTTGGTCCTAACTTAATAGATTTTTTATAAATGGTCTTTACAAAAAATCAGTTATTCCCCCATACCATCAAGATTCTTTGACCCAAATTCTTCTAGCAAGGCGCGCACTTCATCTGTTGACTTTGTGTTCATCAGTTGATTTCTTAATTCACCTGCTCCTCGGAATCCTTTGACATAAATTTTGAAAAAACGATGAAGAGCTGTGAATTTACGAAGCTCTAAACCTGAATATTGATCATGGAGATCCATATGCAACCTAAGGAGGTCTAGCAATTCTTCACTAGTATGATCCTTTGGTTCCTTTTCGAAGGCAAATGGATTATGGAAAATACCGCGCCCAATCATCACCCCATCAACACCGTATTGTTGAGCAAGCTTTAAGCCTGTTTGACGGTCAGGGATATCCCCATTGATTGTCAAGAGTGTATTTGGTGCAACCTGGTCACGAAGTTTCTTAATTTCCGGTATGAGTTCCCAATGAGCATCTACTTTGCTCATTTCCTCTCTTGTACGTAGATGAATGGATAGATTAACAATATCTTGTTTAAATATGTGAGTCAGCCAGTCGCGCCATTCATTGATCTCCTTGAATCCAAGCCGTGTCTTTACACTTACAGGCAATCCGCCTGCTTTTGCTGCTTGAATTAATTCTGCCGCAACTTCTGGACGGCGAATTAGACCACTTCCCTTTCCATGTTGCGTTACATTAGGTACAGGGCAGCCCATATTGATATCTATTCCTTTAAACCCAAGTTCCGCCATACCAATACTC
Proteins encoded in this window:
- a CDS encoding ABC transporter ATP-binding protein: MTIDMIEVDGLVKRYEKHTAVNNVKFTVKAGEVFGLLGPNGAGKTTTIEMLVGLRKPDGGTARLAGFDIRKQIGKVKEVIGVQLQSTSLFELLTVQEIMEMYASFYPSHVSISELIEEVLLTEKKKDRIKYLSGGQKQRLAIALAIIHDPKIVFLDEPTTGLDPQARRTLWDIIEKLKSRGKTVVLSTHYMDEAHVLCDRIAIMDQGQLIALDTPTTLVRNLQSDSAVEFSLLHNEDASFLHSLQGVKQVSNRNERYVLYTDSIQLTLTDLIQQASNQNINLQDLQTRTATLEDVFIHMTGRSLRE
- a CDS encoding ABC transporter permease, translating into MKAYWQLTLAQLRIFSRNRQVLFFTLLFPLILMIALGSFVGKGGGISISLTIVDHDDTTASEELITLLKENEAMDVNESDDLTSALDSLEKGDVQIVMEFPIGYGESVLNRAENDPTYSLPVYYNETNMSASQLGLTVVNATIDEWSKEATNYMPIVEIESKGIRALDIGYIDFLVPGIVAMMIMSNNMNGVAGQISAWRERGILRRMQGTRLKASTFIAAQITARLFLNGFQALLVLLVANLIFGVNVSGSWLVLIGFVILGTLAFMALGFIIAGIAKNPESAGPIAGFATFPMLFLGGVFFPISNMPEFLQPIVKILPIAHLSTALRETMNVGTPLTGLWVEGLILSGWAIVAFMIASRTFRWE
- a CDS encoding fumarylacetoacetate hydrolase family protein, which translates into the protein MKTIQQVKTIVRYQNNNKVHYGMLENDEIIQLSSDFNEIVNNELKYDGVRLKYSEVKVLEPVVPSKIVNFGWTYAAHAEETGGEANLREPFLFLKPYSSVIPDEGEIILPSTDLTNQVELEGEVALVIGKRGKNIKEEDALDYVFGCTIFNDVTARDLTKSDPQFTRGKGFDTFGPLGPHIVTGIDPTNLRIVTTLNGEVVQDGNTNEMSFSIPFLISWISKVMTLEPGDILATGSPSGSCPMKSGDTVVVEVEKIGKLRNYVK
- a CDS encoding DUF3219 family protein: MVQEIILNNIPIKVESYKEDNIDGLIKISVDFKVTSDEYHDITTLLYNGTFEVKVLPKGFTFQGTITQYSTSFTNLYEKNQVGVFSLSLLEVKH
- a CDS encoding PQQ-dependent sugar dehydrogenase is translated as MKNVKVRLRPIVSKLNLPTVIKTTILPGETVERLFIATQVGEIFYISDKGLSAFLDIRPQIIKLGEKRGGYDERGLLGLAFHPQFQYNGLFYLHYSVAGTQGPGALSDSFEPNPCDPSTINLSWENRETQYDHIDTVEEWILQPNRQPQKRRTLLNLRRPFFNHNGFNSLNFSPETGRLVLTTGDGGSGFDPFNLSQDNMEIAGKIIEIDVSKNITMYNPPIISRFNELPTYIQETLTVIAKGVRNIPGIAFQRYYNEYIKYVGNVGQELVESIFSFVHYKPIPVTQLVQASSMNTEANLDGLINFGWRGWEGDFPTSMIRDCSGNADLDEKTITYYKEAVKLSKKHLPPLTTYYHQDPRLDKFEGTALTGVQPYMGIEIPDITGAVVFTDISQIGEDPARGALAYTKVRSDGISNDYGVIETNHESGSQSAYYVSLGTNLNQTRLFLGVYGSMKVTDLNKGTVYEVVS
- a CDS encoding tRNA dihydrouridine synthase codes for the protein MIDNFWRELPRPFFILAPMEEVTDVVFRHVVSEAARPDVFFTEFTNSESYCHPEGRKSVRGRLTFTEDEQPIVAHIWGDKPEFFRQMSIGMAELGFKGIDINMGCPVPNVTQHGKGSGLIRRPEVAAELIQAAKAGGLPVSVKTRLGFKEINEWRDWLTHIFKQDIVNLSIHLRTREEMSKVDAHWELIPEIKKLRDQVAPNTLLTINGDIPDRQTGLKLAQQYGVDGVMIGRGIFHNPFAFEKEPKDHTSEELLDLLRLHMDLHDQYSGLELRKFTALHRFFKIYVKGFRGAGELRNQLMNTKSTDEVRALLEEFGSKNLDGMGE
- a CDS encoding LLM class flavin-dependent oxidoreductase — encoded protein: MRLSILDQSPISSNQTAREALTNSMKLAQAGEALGYTRYWIAEHHDLPGLACPAPEVMLGYIGAHTNTIRIGSGATLLPHYKPYKVAETYNMLATLFPDRIDLGIGRAPGGSAEATNALNDNFLQKVYDMPNSVKELLHFIHNDLPSDHQHAKVTASPLPKKPPVLWLLGTSKKSAILAAENGLSYTFGKFMSDQDGIEIIKQYRDSFKLRKKDQKPDVILTVSAFCAETTEQAEEIATSALVWSLQLQKDEGHRGIPSIKEAMSYELDEKEKESIKQIKSKMIIGCPREVKQGLEHLQKTYQADEIMMITNTHRLEDKIRSYELIAQELEL
- a CDS encoding DUF6526 family protein; its protein translation is MEQNYKKHAMIDPLFHYVLAPLALLTVILGIIQIVNGFSISSLLLFVGAVLFFLIIAKLRLYALKLQDRIIRSEENFRYYVLTGKRLDSRITMKQLIALRFASDEEFPSMVEKAVNDNLTPNQIKQLVENWRGDYHRV
- a CDS encoding oxidoreductase, which translates into the protein MVWTLKEMSSQEGKIAIITGANSGLGLETAKALVERGANVILAVRNLSKGEEAKQFIISQTKTEFSSRLVVMSLDLGDLQSIKRFAESFQATYNQLHMLINNAGVMVPPFSKTKDGFELQFGTNHLGHFALTGLLLPVLKKTEDARIITLSSIAHRGAEIYFDNLDGEKGYKAGKFYGQSKLANLYFAIALDEKLKEASSNIKSIGCHPGISSTNLFRLGRETSPWFVKLLLPLISQSAEKGALPILYSATHPDLQGGEYIGPNGAGNRKGFPAIEKPHQSAANREVMDRLWHRSEELTGVTFALEN
- a CDS encoding YrhK family protein, encoding MIKKLKNRTTLDEKTIQIQLRKKKIIINNRYRLIYYLNNIVQGFLYMIGSILFLLEVNRVISISCFLVGSILMVTRSLIHIVRDIHLMKFDKKET
- a CDS encoding HAD family hydrolase, encoding MTKNRAAFFDIDGTFYRDSLLIEHFKRMIKYEIISPSVWHEQVKHTFQDWDKRQGNYDVYLLDVSKIYVEHLTNVSKEDIEFIAKQVIRLKADRVYKYTRKQIKWHLENGDKVIFISGSPDFLVSKMAEKYHATDYRGSTYHIDEKGFFNGKVQPMWDSVNKEKTIQEMVEKHDIDLDQSYAYGDTNGDITMFKYVGNPVAINPAKELLSAITDQEDLRNKIRIIVERKDVIYQIDPKSNSVTFD
- a CDS encoding dihydrolipoyl dehydrogenase family protein, which gives rise to MPKKALVRSMEVWNNIQQAEEFGANVSDATLNWTRVIERKNTIINKFTSGKEPKLKKLGVEFVRGHAKFASPTSIKVGDSEYYGERFLIGTGSKPSTPAIKGIEHAVTSKEILNLTSLPSSIAILGGGVISLEFAYILASAGVNVTIVLRGNTLLKTMDNETSELVLNMTKERGIEVKTNVHTESVLKHGDGHYTLIGQVDGKTLELETEIVMNATGRTPQVDGLGLENAGVRYSDKGIHVNEYFETTASGIYAAGDVIGGLMLTPIATYEAKLAIRNAIRGNKEKADYTLVPHAIFTMPPIANIGLSEEAAKEKGIEYKVYKSYLKHSAVAIILGEEAGYIKILTDKETGQIIGFHMVGIHADEIVHSMAIAMKAKFTIHDLAEIINVHPTISETLMLMAGK